A genomic window from Daphnia carinata strain CSIRO-1 chromosome 9, CSIRO_AGI_Dcar_HiC_V3, whole genome shotgun sequence includes:
- the LOC130688237 gene encoding ankycorbin-like isoform X1, with amino-acid sequence MRKFRLVAALGRQPTQQQQQQREVGVIANGNGVSVANGPETAASLLAAGLDARAAELASATPLQRAAAEGHVDIVHQLLKHGADVNHQDSLHGNSALHEAAWRGYSQTATILCRQRAKVDAVNRAGFTPLHLCCQNGHNETCRVLLWADANPDAKNHYGDTPLHTSGRYGHAGVMRILVSAQCNVSEQNKNGDTALHIAAAMGRRKLTRILIAAGCSTNVKNKQGEYAVDIARRKEFHEIVSMLVKSPPKASANGGSRGTHAHDRSKSSSTKSKSKRVKPDSATASSKDGSRSNSSKPKERKRRKEKHGSAGEKTLNGHVVNSPYGCHDNPELAKLLHKKLNALPDEPLKQGEQYFLDLAGNIQKGPVGVPTCYCGPVLHRLECRLAKDKQEILHRLDSAHLRLDAKIDGLERKTQQQLQGLQRTVDSLGLESSAAGLQRVRNSIVIDDPGHSTPPLPNCLELVSDSATSHSHRDSDDPAQPSQRTHQKRGAKAKPVEADQVQQPQQTGNEVQYTMDRLGLDSGVQESSSNKQQALQALKNRLALTRIQEQLELDAIVEHYERRSHGHYNGNGVVVEDAQEDEEDDEDDDEESEESEDEDIILPPPAIISSDKASMLSDSRYENYDYPASITKPLPSYVMAGQEPHQPSAVANGSGVLTYRNLPLPRYHLDTTTGSSGTAEATAIQMLNGVTAATTVVDIHQANQPDHPANNLLGVIIDPVLYARHFAGHNHHDLRVYHDDQDRHNDSGYSTRPGESSQGPSPSLSVVSGPAESTEGDNTATLSPRSTRRMENFQSHFARDLAQTLPAMTNGSSTNGYYHHQNGKNGVVAYPRVRFAVPDHEQSHFPPGTISSSSLV; translated from the exons GCCTCGGCCACTCCTCTGCAGCGGGCCGCCGCCGAAGGCCACGTCGATATCGTCCACCAATTGCTCAAGCACGGAGCTGACGTCAACCACCAAGATTCGCTG CACGGGAACAGCGCTCTGCACGAGGCGGCCTGGAGGGGTTACTCGCAGACGGCCACCATCCTGTGCCGCCAGAGGGCGAAAGTCGACGCCGTCAACCGGGCCGGCTTCACGCCGCTTCACCTTTGCTGCCAGAACGGTCACAACGAAACGTGCAGGGTCTTGTTGTGGGCCGACGCCAATCCCGACGCTAAAAATCAC tATGGTGATACTCCGCTGCACACGAGTGGTCGCTACGGTCACGCGGGAGTCATGCGCATCCTGGTCAGCGCTCAGTGCAACGTTTCGGAACAGAACAAG aatggagacACGGCGTTACACATCGCCGCCGCCATGGGACGGCGCAAACTGACGCGCATCTTAATCGCCGCTGGCTGTTCGACCAACGTCAAAAataag caaggAGAGTATGCGGTGGATATTGCCCGCCGGAAGGAATTTCACGAGATTGTTAGCATGCTTGTCAAATCCCCCCCTAAGGCGTCGGCCAATGGCGGCTCCCGAGGCACTCACGCTCACGATCGAAGTAAAAGCAGCAGCACCAAATCGAAATCGAAGAGGGTCAAGCCGGACAGCGCCACCGCTTCGAGCAAGGACGGCAGTCGGAGTAACTCGTCCAAACccaaagaaaggaaaagg aggaaAGAGAAACACGGATCGGCCGGCGAGAAGACGTTGAACGGCCACGTGGTCAATTCGCCTTACGGATGTCACGACAATCCGGAACTGGCCAAATTGCTGCACAAGAAGCTGAACGCGCTGCCGGACGAGCCGCTCAAACAAGGCGAGCAGTACTTCCTGGACTTGGCCGGCAATATACAGAAAGGTCCGGTCGGAGTCCCGACGTGCTACTGCGGACCGGTGCTGCACCGTCTCGAATGCCGGCTGGCCAAAGATAAACAAGAAATTCTACACCGACTCGATTCCGCTCATTTGAGACTGGACGCCAAAATAGACGGCCTGGAACGTAAAACCCAGCAACAGTTGCAGGGCTTGCAACGCACCGTCGACAGCCTCGGGCTGGAGAGCAGCGCCGCCGGATTGCAGCGGGTGCGCAACAGCATCGTCATCGACGATCCTGGGCACTCGACGCCGCCCTTGCCCAACTGCCTGGAACTGGTCAGCGATTCGGCCACGTCGCACTCTCATCGCGACTCGGACGACCCGGCCCAGCCGTCGCAACGGACCCACCAGAAGAGAGGGGCGAAAGCGAAGCCGGTGGAAGCCGATCAAGTCCAGCAGCCGCAGCAGACGGGCAACGAAGTCCAGTACACGATGGACAGATTAGGGCTCGATTCGGGCGTGCAGGAGTCGTCCAGCAACAAGCAGCAAGCCCTGCAAGCGCTGAAGAATCGGCTGGCCTTGACGCGCATTCAAGAGCAGCTGGAACTGGACGCCATTGTTGAGCACTATGAGCGACGCAGTCACGGCCACTACAACGGCAATGGCGTCGTCGTCGAAGACGCCCAAgaggacgaagaagacgacgaggacgacgaCGAGGAATCGGAAGAGTCTGAAGACGAGGACATCATTTTGCCACCGCCGGCCATCATCAGTTCAGACAAAGCGTCCATGCTCTCTGATTCCAG GTATGAAAACTACGATTATCCGGCGTCCATTACGAAACCACTGCCGTCGTACGTGATGGCCGGCCAGGAGCCGCACCAACCAAGCGCGGTGGCTAACGGTTCCGGCGTGTTGACTTACCGCAATTTGCCCTTACCGCGTTACCATCTGGACACGACGACCGGATCATCGGGTACGGCCGAAGCGACGGCCATTCAAATGTTGAATGGTGTGACGGCCGCGACGACGGTCGTCGATATCCATCAAGCAAATCAGCCGGATCACCCGGCCAATAATTTGCTCGGCGTTATCATCGATCCGGTACTCTACGCCCGCCATTTTGCCGGCCATAATCATCACGATTTACGAGTCTATCACGACGATCAAGATCGTCATAACGATTCCGGTTACAGCACGCGGCCTGGAGAAAGTTCACAAGGGCCGTCACCTTCTCTTTCGG TTGTTTCAGGGCCAGCTGAATCGACCGAAGGGGACAACACGGCCACGCTCAGCCCACGATCGACCCGTCGAATGGAGAATTTCCAGTCGCATTTTGCACGTGATTTGGCCCAGACGTTGCCCGCCATGACAAACGGTTCGTCTACCAATGGCTATTATCACCATCAAAATGGCAAGAACGGGGTAGTGGCCTACCCTCGAGTAAGGTTCGCCGTTCCAGACCATGAGCAATCTCATTTCCCACCCGGAACAATCAGCTCTTCGAGTTTggtgtga
- the LOC130688254 gene encoding 3-oxo-5-alpha-steroid 4-dehydrogenase 1-like isoform X1 gives MAFMKLLFLSVIDFGIQWILWGLASWLKTEKFYDLAGSSTFALIAFLAYKKYSTGHIRTKIQTTAILLWAVRLGFYLFSRVLKEGHDRRFKDAKEDPSVFFVYWTLQGVWVIVTLLPSLLVVMQRRQPSLSALDWLGWLMWLVGFVTEVVADYQKSQFRSNPANAGKFINTGLWSISRHPNYFGEILLWCGLFTSASSTFTNWWEYLTILSPMFLTYLITQMSGVPPLEKYGLQKWGLLPEYRAYLKNTPVLVPYL, from the exons aTGGCTTTCATGAAGCTGCTGTTCTTGTCCGTAATCGATTTCGGAATCCAGTGGATTCTTTGGGGGTTGGCAAGTTGGTTAAAAACCGAAAAATTCTACGATTTGGCAg GATCATCAACGTTTGCCTTGATCGCCTTCCTGGCGTACAAGAAATATTCCACTGGTCACATTCGGACCAAAATACAAACAACTGCCATCCTCCTTTGGGCAGTTCG GTTGGGATTTTACTTGTTTTCCCGAGTACTGAAAGAGGGACACGACAGGCGGTTCAAAGATGCCAAAGAGGACCCATCagtgtttttcgtttattgGACATTACAAG GAGTCTGGGTGATTGTGACTTTGCTTCCATCGTTGCTCGTGGTAATGCAAAGGAGACAGCCTTCCCTCAGCGCCCTTGATTGGCTGGGCTGGTTAATGTGGCTGGTGGGTTTCGTCACCGAAGTTGTGGCAGATTACCAGAAAAGTCAGTTCCGCAGTAATCCGGCCAATGCCGGTAAATTCATCAACACGGGGCTGTGGAGCATATCTCGTCACCCCAACTATTTTGGCGAAATCCTTCTTTGGTGTGGCCTCTTCACTAGTGCCTCCTCCACTTTTACCAATTGGTG GGAATATCTGACAATTTTAAGCCCAATGTTCCTGACTTACCTCATCACGCAAATGTCTGGTGTTCCACCGTTGGAGAAGTACGGTCTGCAAAAATGGGGTTTGCTTCCCGAATACCGGGCATATCTGAAGAACACCCCAGTATTGGTCCCGTATCTATAA
- the LOC130688237 gene encoding ankycorbin-like isoform X2, translating to MRKFRLVAALGRQPTQQQQQQREVGVIANGNGVSVANGPETAASLLAAGLDARAAELASATPLQRAAAEGHVDIVHQLLKHGADVNHQDSLHGNSALHEAAWRGYSQTATILCRQRAKVDAVNRAGFTPLHLCCQNGHNETCRVLLWADANPDAKNHYGDTPLHTSGRYGHAGVMRILVSAQCNVSEQNKNGDTALHIAAAMGRRKLTRILIAAGCSTNVKNKQGEYAVDIARRKEFHEIVSMLVKSPPKASANGGSRGTHAHDRSKSSSTKSKSKRVKPDSATASSKDGSRSNSSKPKERKRRKEKHGSAGEKTLNGHVVNSPYGCHDNPELAKLLHKKLNALPDEPLKQGEQYFLDLAGNIQKGPVGVPTCYCGPVLHRLECRLAKDKQEILHRLDSAHLRLDAKIDGLERKTQQQLQGLQRTVDSLGLESSAAGLQRVRNSIVIDDPGHSTPPLPNCLELVSDSATSHSHRDSDDPAQPSQRTHQKRGAKAKPVEADQVQQPQQTGNEVQYTMDRLGLDSGVQESSSNKQQALQALKNRLALTRIQEQLELDAIVEHYERRSHGHYNGNGVVVEDAQEDEEDDEDDDEESEESEDEDIILPPPAIISSDKASMLSDSRYENYDYPASITKPLPSYVMAGQEPHQPSAVANGSGVLTYRNLPLPRYHLDTTTGSSGTAEATAIQMLNGVTAATTVVDIHQANQPDHPANNLLGVIIDPVLYARHFAGHNHHDLRVYHDDQDRHNDSGYSTRPGESSQGPSPSLSGPAESTEGDNTATLSPRSTRRMENFQSHFARDLAQTLPAMTNGSSTNGYYHHQNGKNGVVAYPRVRFAVPDHEQSHFPPGTISSSSLV from the exons GCCTCGGCCACTCCTCTGCAGCGGGCCGCCGCCGAAGGCCACGTCGATATCGTCCACCAATTGCTCAAGCACGGAGCTGACGTCAACCACCAAGATTCGCTG CACGGGAACAGCGCTCTGCACGAGGCGGCCTGGAGGGGTTACTCGCAGACGGCCACCATCCTGTGCCGCCAGAGGGCGAAAGTCGACGCCGTCAACCGGGCCGGCTTCACGCCGCTTCACCTTTGCTGCCAGAACGGTCACAACGAAACGTGCAGGGTCTTGTTGTGGGCCGACGCCAATCCCGACGCTAAAAATCAC tATGGTGATACTCCGCTGCACACGAGTGGTCGCTACGGTCACGCGGGAGTCATGCGCATCCTGGTCAGCGCTCAGTGCAACGTTTCGGAACAGAACAAG aatggagacACGGCGTTACACATCGCCGCCGCCATGGGACGGCGCAAACTGACGCGCATCTTAATCGCCGCTGGCTGTTCGACCAACGTCAAAAataag caaggAGAGTATGCGGTGGATATTGCCCGCCGGAAGGAATTTCACGAGATTGTTAGCATGCTTGTCAAATCCCCCCCTAAGGCGTCGGCCAATGGCGGCTCCCGAGGCACTCACGCTCACGATCGAAGTAAAAGCAGCAGCACCAAATCGAAATCGAAGAGGGTCAAGCCGGACAGCGCCACCGCTTCGAGCAAGGACGGCAGTCGGAGTAACTCGTCCAAACccaaagaaaggaaaagg aggaaAGAGAAACACGGATCGGCCGGCGAGAAGACGTTGAACGGCCACGTGGTCAATTCGCCTTACGGATGTCACGACAATCCGGAACTGGCCAAATTGCTGCACAAGAAGCTGAACGCGCTGCCGGACGAGCCGCTCAAACAAGGCGAGCAGTACTTCCTGGACTTGGCCGGCAATATACAGAAAGGTCCGGTCGGAGTCCCGACGTGCTACTGCGGACCGGTGCTGCACCGTCTCGAATGCCGGCTGGCCAAAGATAAACAAGAAATTCTACACCGACTCGATTCCGCTCATTTGAGACTGGACGCCAAAATAGACGGCCTGGAACGTAAAACCCAGCAACAGTTGCAGGGCTTGCAACGCACCGTCGACAGCCTCGGGCTGGAGAGCAGCGCCGCCGGATTGCAGCGGGTGCGCAACAGCATCGTCATCGACGATCCTGGGCACTCGACGCCGCCCTTGCCCAACTGCCTGGAACTGGTCAGCGATTCGGCCACGTCGCACTCTCATCGCGACTCGGACGACCCGGCCCAGCCGTCGCAACGGACCCACCAGAAGAGAGGGGCGAAAGCGAAGCCGGTGGAAGCCGATCAAGTCCAGCAGCCGCAGCAGACGGGCAACGAAGTCCAGTACACGATGGACAGATTAGGGCTCGATTCGGGCGTGCAGGAGTCGTCCAGCAACAAGCAGCAAGCCCTGCAAGCGCTGAAGAATCGGCTGGCCTTGACGCGCATTCAAGAGCAGCTGGAACTGGACGCCATTGTTGAGCACTATGAGCGACGCAGTCACGGCCACTACAACGGCAATGGCGTCGTCGTCGAAGACGCCCAAgaggacgaagaagacgacgaggacgacgaCGAGGAATCGGAAGAGTCTGAAGACGAGGACATCATTTTGCCACCGCCGGCCATCATCAGTTCAGACAAAGCGTCCATGCTCTCTGATTCCAG GTATGAAAACTACGATTATCCGGCGTCCATTACGAAACCACTGCCGTCGTACGTGATGGCCGGCCAGGAGCCGCACCAACCAAGCGCGGTGGCTAACGGTTCCGGCGTGTTGACTTACCGCAATTTGCCCTTACCGCGTTACCATCTGGACACGACGACCGGATCATCGGGTACGGCCGAAGCGACGGCCATTCAAATGTTGAATGGTGTGACGGCCGCGACGACGGTCGTCGATATCCATCAAGCAAATCAGCCGGATCACCCGGCCAATAATTTGCTCGGCGTTATCATCGATCCGGTACTCTACGCCCGCCATTTTGCCGGCCATAATCATCACGATTTACGAGTCTATCACGACGATCAAGATCGTCATAACGATTCCGGTTACAGCACGCGGCCTGGAGAAAGTTCACAAGGGCCGTCACCTTCTCTTTCGG GGCCAGCTGAATCGACCGAAGGGGACAACACGGCCACGCTCAGCCCACGATCGACCCGTCGAATGGAGAATTTCCAGTCGCATTTTGCACGTGATTTGGCCCAGACGTTGCCCGCCATGACAAACGGTTCGTCTACCAATGGCTATTATCACCATCAAAATGGCAAGAACGGGGTAGTGGCCTACCCTCGAGTAAGGTTCGCCGTTCCAGACCATGAGCAATCTCATTTCCCACCCGGAACAATCAGCTCTTCGAGTTTggtgtga
- the LOC130688254 gene encoding 3-oxo-5-alpha-steroid 4-dehydrogenase 1-like isoform X2, translating to MAFMKLLFLSVIDFGIQWILWGLASWLKTEKFYDLAGSSTFALIAFLAYKKYSTGHIRTKIQTTAILLWAVRLGFYLFSRVLKEGHDRRFKDAKEDPSVFFVYWTLQGVWVIVTLLPSLLVVMQRRQPSLSALDWLGWLMWLVGFVTEVVADYQKSQFRSNPANAGKFINTGLWSISRHPNYFGEILLWCGLFTSASSTFTNWEYLTILSPMFLTYLITQMSGVPPLEKYGLQKWGLLPEYRAYLKNTPVLVPYL from the exons aTGGCTTTCATGAAGCTGCTGTTCTTGTCCGTAATCGATTTCGGAATCCAGTGGATTCTTTGGGGGTTGGCAAGTTGGTTAAAAACCGAAAAATTCTACGATTTGGCAg GATCATCAACGTTTGCCTTGATCGCCTTCCTGGCGTACAAGAAATATTCCACTGGTCACATTCGGACCAAAATACAAACAACTGCCATCCTCCTTTGGGCAGTTCG GTTGGGATTTTACTTGTTTTCCCGAGTACTGAAAGAGGGACACGACAGGCGGTTCAAAGATGCCAAAGAGGACCCATCagtgtttttcgtttattgGACATTACAAG GAGTCTGGGTGATTGTGACTTTGCTTCCATCGTTGCTCGTGGTAATGCAAAGGAGACAGCCTTCCCTCAGCGCCCTTGATTGGCTGGGCTGGTTAATGTGGCTGGTGGGTTTCGTCACCGAAGTTGTGGCAGATTACCAGAAAAGTCAGTTCCGCAGTAATCCGGCCAATGCCGGTAAATTCATCAACACGGGGCTGTGGAGCATATCTCGTCACCCCAACTATTTTGGCGAAATCCTTCTTTGGTGTGGCCTCTTCACTAGTGCCTCCTCCACTTTTACCAATTG GGAATATCTGACAATTTTAAGCCCAATGTTCCTGACTTACCTCATCACGCAAATGTCTGGTGTTCCACCGTTGGAGAAGTACGGTCTGCAAAAATGGGGTTTGCTTCCCGAATACCGGGCATATCTGAAGAACACCCCAGTATTGGTCCCGTATCTATAA